From one Electrophorus electricus isolate fEleEle1 chromosome 20, fEleEle1.pri, whole genome shotgun sequence genomic stretch:
- the alpl gene encoding alkaline phosphatase, tissue-nonspecific isozyme isoform X3: MDGFKLLRTRLGACCPAQGQRQASGIRWYNDRLMKALALLLSCLLWGSLAKPKFPEEEKNPSFWNAWAQRTLKDALTLQVLNRNIAKNLILFLGDGMGVPTVTAARILKGQLNGCYGEEVQLEMDKFPYVALAKTYNTDAQVADSAGTATAYLCGVKANEGTVGVSAAAVRGQCNTTQGNEVTSILKWAKDAGKSVGIVTTTRVNHATPSAAYAHCVDRDWYSDGEMPPEAVQAGCKDIARQLMENIPNINVIMGGGRKYMLPENTSDVEYPSTRGTRKDGRNLIEEWVDRTKDKRGYYVWNKKDLLSINPSSVDYLMGLFEPGDLPYDLERNTSMDPSLTEMVEVAVKILKNNPEGFYLLVEGGRIDHGHHEGKAKQALHEAVEMDRAIGHAGLLTSPHDTLTVVTADHSHVFDFGGYTRRGNSIFGLAPMVSDVDQKPFTAILYGNGPGFKLVNGSRVNVSTVDYQQNNYQAQAAVPLRMETHGGEDVAVFSRGPMAHLLHGVQEQNYIPHVMAYAACIGQNKDHCQKGNSAVRSSALAPPTLGLVITVTWLLC; this comes from the exons GACAGCGGCAGGCATCTGGGATACGCTGGTATAACGACAGACTGATGAAGGCTCTcgcactcctcctctcctgcctgCTGTGGGGGAGCCTAGCAAAGCCCAAGTTCCCCG AAGAGGAGAAAAATCCATCTTTCTGGAACGCGTGGGCGCAGCGCACGCTGAAGGACGCCCTGACTCTTCAGGTCCTCAACAGGAACATCGCCAAAaacctcatcctcttccttgGAGATG GTATGGGCGTTCCCACGGTAACGGCGGCGAGGATTCTGAAGGGTCAGTTGAACGGGTGCTACGGAGAAGAGGTTCAGCTGGAGATGGACAAATTCCCCTACGTGGCTCTGGCCAAG ACGTACAACACCGACGCCCAGGTGGCAGACAGCGCAGGTACTGCCACGGCGTACCTGTGCGGGGTGAAGGCCAACGAGGGCACGGTGGGGGTCAGCGCGGCAGCCGTCCGGGGTCAGTGCAACACCACGCAGGGCAATGAGGTCACCTCCATACTGAAATGGGCCAAAGACgcag GGAAGTCTGTGGGGATCGTCACGACGACGCGTGTGAACCACGCCACCCCCAGCGCAGCGTACGCCCACTGTGTGGACCGAGACTGGTACTCGGACGGAGAGATGCCCCCAGAGGCGGTGCAGGCGGGTTGCAAGGACATCGCCAGGCAGCTCATGGAAAACATCCCCAACATCAAC GTGATTATGGGTGGAGGGAGGAAGTACATGCTGCCTGAGAACACGTCAGACGTGGAGTACCCCAGCACACGCGGCACACGCAAGGATGGGAGGAACCTGATTGAGGAGTGGGTAGACAGGACAAAGGACAAG AGGGGTTACTACGTATGGAACAAGAAGGATCTACTTTCTATAAATCCCTCTTCTGTCGATTACCTGATGG GACTGTTCGAGCCTGGAGATCTGCCTTACGACCTGGAGAGAAACACTAGCATGGATCCGTCCCTCACAGAGATGGTGGAGGTAGCTGTTAAGATCCTCAAAAACAACCCAGAAGGCTTTTATCTGCTAGTAGAAG GGGGCCGAATAGACCACGGGCACCATGAGGGCAAGGCCAAGCAGGCCCTGCACGAGGCTGTAGAGATGGACCGCGCCATTGGTCATGCAGGCCTCCTCACCAGCCCTCACGACACCCTGACCGTGGTCACTGCCGACCACTCGCACGTCTTCGACTTCGGAGGCTACACCCGCCGAGGGAACTCAATCTTCG GACTGGCGCCCATGGTGAGCGATGTTGACCAGAAGCCCTTCACCGCCATTTTGTATGGAAACGGCCCAGGGTTCAAGCTGGTAAACGGGTCAAGGGTCAACGTCTCCACAGTGGACTATC AGCAAAACAACTATCAGGCACAGGCAGCGGTTCCGTTACGCATGGAGACCCACGGAGGGGAGGATGTGGCCGTGTTCTCCCGGGGGCCGATGGCGCACCTGCTGCACGGCGTCCAGGAGCAGAACTACATCCCCCACGTCATGGCCTACGCGGCCTGCATCGGCCAGAACAAAGACCACTGCCAAAAGGGCAACAGCGCTGTCCGCTCCTCGGCACTTGCCCCGCCCACTTTGGGCCTCGTCATCACAGTCACCTGGTTACTGTGCTGA
- the alpl gene encoding alkaline phosphatase, tissue-nonspecific isozyme isoform X2, translating into MDSSFCGEGGRYQSDDTRLGACCPAQGQRQASGIRWYNDRLMKALALLLSCLLWGSLAKPKFPEEKNPSFWNAWAQRTLKDALTLQVLNRNIAKNLILFLGDGMGVPTVTAARILKGQLNGCYGEEVQLEMDKFPYVALAKTYNTDAQVADSAGTATAYLCGVKANEGTVGVSAAAVRGQCNTTQGNEVTSILKWAKDAGKSVGIVTTTRVNHATPSAAYAHCVDRDWYSDGEMPPEAVQAGCKDIARQLMENIPNINVIMGGGRKYMLPENTSDVEYPSTRGTRKDGRNLIEEWVDRTKDKRGYYVWNKKDLLSINPSSVDYLMGLFEPGDLPYDLERNTSMDPSLTEMVEVAVKILKNNPEGFYLLVEGGRIDHGHHEGKAKQALHEAVEMDRAIGHAGLLTSPHDTLTVVTADHSHVFDFGGYTRRGNSIFGLAPMVSDVDQKPFTAILYGNGPGFKLVNGSRVNVSTVDYQQNNYQAQAAVPLRMETHGGEDVAVFSRGPMAHLLHGVQEQNYIPHVMAYAACIGQNKDHCQKGNSAVRSSALAPPTLGLVITVTWLLC; encoded by the exons GACAGCGGCAGGCATCTGGGATACGCTGGTATAACGACAGACTGATGAAGGCTCTcgcactcctcctctcctgcctgCTGTGGGGGAGCCTAGCAAAGCCCAAGTTCCCCG AGGAGAAAAATCCATCTTTCTGGAACGCGTGGGCGCAGCGCACGCTGAAGGACGCCCTGACTCTTCAGGTCCTCAACAGGAACATCGCCAAAaacctcatcctcttccttgGAGATG GTATGGGCGTTCCCACGGTAACGGCGGCGAGGATTCTGAAGGGTCAGTTGAACGGGTGCTACGGAGAAGAGGTTCAGCTGGAGATGGACAAATTCCCCTACGTGGCTCTGGCCAAG ACGTACAACACCGACGCCCAGGTGGCAGACAGCGCAGGTACTGCCACGGCGTACCTGTGCGGGGTGAAGGCCAACGAGGGCACGGTGGGGGTCAGCGCGGCAGCCGTCCGGGGTCAGTGCAACACCACGCAGGGCAATGAGGTCACCTCCATACTGAAATGGGCCAAAGACgcag GGAAGTCTGTGGGGATCGTCACGACGACGCGTGTGAACCACGCCACCCCCAGCGCAGCGTACGCCCACTGTGTGGACCGAGACTGGTACTCGGACGGAGAGATGCCCCCAGAGGCGGTGCAGGCGGGTTGCAAGGACATCGCCAGGCAGCTCATGGAAAACATCCCCAACATCAAC GTGATTATGGGTGGAGGGAGGAAGTACATGCTGCCTGAGAACACGTCAGACGTGGAGTACCCCAGCACACGCGGCACACGCAAGGATGGGAGGAACCTGATTGAGGAGTGGGTAGACAGGACAAAGGACAAG AGGGGTTACTACGTATGGAACAAGAAGGATCTACTTTCTATAAATCCCTCTTCTGTCGATTACCTGATGG GACTGTTCGAGCCTGGAGATCTGCCTTACGACCTGGAGAGAAACACTAGCATGGATCCGTCCCTCACAGAGATGGTGGAGGTAGCTGTTAAGATCCTCAAAAACAACCCAGAAGGCTTTTATCTGCTAGTAGAAG GGGGCCGAATAGACCACGGGCACCATGAGGGCAAGGCCAAGCAGGCCCTGCACGAGGCTGTAGAGATGGACCGCGCCATTGGTCATGCAGGCCTCCTCACCAGCCCTCACGACACCCTGACCGTGGTCACTGCCGACCACTCGCACGTCTTCGACTTCGGAGGCTACACCCGCCGAGGGAACTCAATCTTCG GACTGGCGCCCATGGTGAGCGATGTTGACCAGAAGCCCTTCACCGCCATTTTGTATGGAAACGGCCCAGGGTTCAAGCTGGTAAACGGGTCAAGGGTCAACGTCTCCACAGTGGACTATC AGCAAAACAACTATCAGGCACAGGCAGCGGTTCCGTTACGCATGGAGACCCACGGAGGGGAGGATGTGGCCGTGTTCTCCCGGGGGCCGATGGCGCACCTGCTGCACGGCGTCCAGGAGCAGAACTACATCCCCCACGTCATGGCCTACGCGGCCTGCATCGGCCAGAACAAAGACCACTGCCAAAAGGGCAACAGCGCTGTCCGCTCCTCGGCACTTGCCCCGCCCACTTTGGGCCTCGTCATCACAGTCACCTGGTTACTGTGCTGA
- the alpl gene encoding alkaline phosphatase, tissue-nonspecific isozyme isoform X1: MDSSFCGEGGRYQSDDTRLGACCPAQGQRQASGIRWYNDRLMKALALLLSCLLWGSLAKPKFPEEEKNPSFWNAWAQRTLKDALTLQVLNRNIAKNLILFLGDGMGVPTVTAARILKGQLNGCYGEEVQLEMDKFPYVALAKTYNTDAQVADSAGTATAYLCGVKANEGTVGVSAAAVRGQCNTTQGNEVTSILKWAKDAGKSVGIVTTTRVNHATPSAAYAHCVDRDWYSDGEMPPEAVQAGCKDIARQLMENIPNINVIMGGGRKYMLPENTSDVEYPSTRGTRKDGRNLIEEWVDRTKDKRGYYVWNKKDLLSINPSSVDYLMGLFEPGDLPYDLERNTSMDPSLTEMVEVAVKILKNNPEGFYLLVEGGRIDHGHHEGKAKQALHEAVEMDRAIGHAGLLTSPHDTLTVVTADHSHVFDFGGYTRRGNSIFGLAPMVSDVDQKPFTAILYGNGPGFKLVNGSRVNVSTVDYQQNNYQAQAAVPLRMETHGGEDVAVFSRGPMAHLLHGVQEQNYIPHVMAYAACIGQNKDHCQKGNSAVRSSALAPPTLGLVITVTWLLC, translated from the exons GACAGCGGCAGGCATCTGGGATACGCTGGTATAACGACAGACTGATGAAGGCTCTcgcactcctcctctcctgcctgCTGTGGGGGAGCCTAGCAAAGCCCAAGTTCCCCG AAGAGGAGAAAAATCCATCTTTCTGGAACGCGTGGGCGCAGCGCACGCTGAAGGACGCCCTGACTCTTCAGGTCCTCAACAGGAACATCGCCAAAaacctcatcctcttccttgGAGATG GTATGGGCGTTCCCACGGTAACGGCGGCGAGGATTCTGAAGGGTCAGTTGAACGGGTGCTACGGAGAAGAGGTTCAGCTGGAGATGGACAAATTCCCCTACGTGGCTCTGGCCAAG ACGTACAACACCGACGCCCAGGTGGCAGACAGCGCAGGTACTGCCACGGCGTACCTGTGCGGGGTGAAGGCCAACGAGGGCACGGTGGGGGTCAGCGCGGCAGCCGTCCGGGGTCAGTGCAACACCACGCAGGGCAATGAGGTCACCTCCATACTGAAATGGGCCAAAGACgcag GGAAGTCTGTGGGGATCGTCACGACGACGCGTGTGAACCACGCCACCCCCAGCGCAGCGTACGCCCACTGTGTGGACCGAGACTGGTACTCGGACGGAGAGATGCCCCCAGAGGCGGTGCAGGCGGGTTGCAAGGACATCGCCAGGCAGCTCATGGAAAACATCCCCAACATCAAC GTGATTATGGGTGGAGGGAGGAAGTACATGCTGCCTGAGAACACGTCAGACGTGGAGTACCCCAGCACACGCGGCACACGCAAGGATGGGAGGAACCTGATTGAGGAGTGGGTAGACAGGACAAAGGACAAG AGGGGTTACTACGTATGGAACAAGAAGGATCTACTTTCTATAAATCCCTCTTCTGTCGATTACCTGATGG GACTGTTCGAGCCTGGAGATCTGCCTTACGACCTGGAGAGAAACACTAGCATGGATCCGTCCCTCACAGAGATGGTGGAGGTAGCTGTTAAGATCCTCAAAAACAACCCAGAAGGCTTTTATCTGCTAGTAGAAG GGGGCCGAATAGACCACGGGCACCATGAGGGCAAGGCCAAGCAGGCCCTGCACGAGGCTGTAGAGATGGACCGCGCCATTGGTCATGCAGGCCTCCTCACCAGCCCTCACGACACCCTGACCGTGGTCACTGCCGACCACTCGCACGTCTTCGACTTCGGAGGCTACACCCGCCGAGGGAACTCAATCTTCG GACTGGCGCCCATGGTGAGCGATGTTGACCAGAAGCCCTTCACCGCCATTTTGTATGGAAACGGCCCAGGGTTCAAGCTGGTAAACGGGTCAAGGGTCAACGTCTCCACAGTGGACTATC AGCAAAACAACTATCAGGCACAGGCAGCGGTTCCGTTACGCATGGAGACCCACGGAGGGGAGGATGTGGCCGTGTTCTCCCGGGGGCCGATGGCGCACCTGCTGCACGGCGTCCAGGAGCAGAACTACATCCCCCACGTCATGGCCTACGCGGCCTGCATCGGCCAGAACAAAGACCACTGCCAAAAGGGCAACAGCGCTGTCCGCTCCTCGGCACTTGCCCCGCCCACTTTGGGCCTCGTCATCACAGTCACCTGGTTACTGTGCTGA
- the alpl gene encoding alkaline phosphatase, tissue-nonspecific isozyme isoform X4 codes for MKALALLLSCLLWGSLAKPKFPEEEKNPSFWNAWAQRTLKDALTLQVLNRNIAKNLILFLGDGMGVPTVTAARILKGQLNGCYGEEVQLEMDKFPYVALAKTYNTDAQVADSAGTATAYLCGVKANEGTVGVSAAAVRGQCNTTQGNEVTSILKWAKDAGKSVGIVTTTRVNHATPSAAYAHCVDRDWYSDGEMPPEAVQAGCKDIARQLMENIPNINVIMGGGRKYMLPENTSDVEYPSTRGTRKDGRNLIEEWVDRTKDKRGYYVWNKKDLLSINPSSVDYLMGLFEPGDLPYDLERNTSMDPSLTEMVEVAVKILKNNPEGFYLLVEGGRIDHGHHEGKAKQALHEAVEMDRAIGHAGLLTSPHDTLTVVTADHSHVFDFGGYTRRGNSIFGLAPMVSDVDQKPFTAILYGNGPGFKLVNGSRVNVSTVDYQQNNYQAQAAVPLRMETHGGEDVAVFSRGPMAHLLHGVQEQNYIPHVMAYAACIGQNKDHCQKGNSAVRSSALAPPTLGLVITVTWLLC; via the exons ATGAAGGCTCTcgcactcctcctctcctgcctgCTGTGGGGGAGCCTAGCAAAGCCCAAGTTCCCCG AAGAGGAGAAAAATCCATCTTTCTGGAACGCGTGGGCGCAGCGCACGCTGAAGGACGCCCTGACTCTTCAGGTCCTCAACAGGAACATCGCCAAAaacctcatcctcttccttgGAGATG GTATGGGCGTTCCCACGGTAACGGCGGCGAGGATTCTGAAGGGTCAGTTGAACGGGTGCTACGGAGAAGAGGTTCAGCTGGAGATGGACAAATTCCCCTACGTGGCTCTGGCCAAG ACGTACAACACCGACGCCCAGGTGGCAGACAGCGCAGGTACTGCCACGGCGTACCTGTGCGGGGTGAAGGCCAACGAGGGCACGGTGGGGGTCAGCGCGGCAGCCGTCCGGGGTCAGTGCAACACCACGCAGGGCAATGAGGTCACCTCCATACTGAAATGGGCCAAAGACgcag GGAAGTCTGTGGGGATCGTCACGACGACGCGTGTGAACCACGCCACCCCCAGCGCAGCGTACGCCCACTGTGTGGACCGAGACTGGTACTCGGACGGAGAGATGCCCCCAGAGGCGGTGCAGGCGGGTTGCAAGGACATCGCCAGGCAGCTCATGGAAAACATCCCCAACATCAAC GTGATTATGGGTGGAGGGAGGAAGTACATGCTGCCTGAGAACACGTCAGACGTGGAGTACCCCAGCACACGCGGCACACGCAAGGATGGGAGGAACCTGATTGAGGAGTGGGTAGACAGGACAAAGGACAAG AGGGGTTACTACGTATGGAACAAGAAGGATCTACTTTCTATAAATCCCTCTTCTGTCGATTACCTGATGG GACTGTTCGAGCCTGGAGATCTGCCTTACGACCTGGAGAGAAACACTAGCATGGATCCGTCCCTCACAGAGATGGTGGAGGTAGCTGTTAAGATCCTCAAAAACAACCCAGAAGGCTTTTATCTGCTAGTAGAAG GGGGCCGAATAGACCACGGGCACCATGAGGGCAAGGCCAAGCAGGCCCTGCACGAGGCTGTAGAGATGGACCGCGCCATTGGTCATGCAGGCCTCCTCACCAGCCCTCACGACACCCTGACCGTGGTCACTGCCGACCACTCGCACGTCTTCGACTTCGGAGGCTACACCCGCCGAGGGAACTCAATCTTCG GACTGGCGCCCATGGTGAGCGATGTTGACCAGAAGCCCTTCACCGCCATTTTGTATGGAAACGGCCCAGGGTTCAAGCTGGTAAACGGGTCAAGGGTCAACGTCTCCACAGTGGACTATC AGCAAAACAACTATCAGGCACAGGCAGCGGTTCCGTTACGCATGGAGACCCACGGAGGGGAGGATGTGGCCGTGTTCTCCCGGGGGCCGATGGCGCACCTGCTGCACGGCGTCCAGGAGCAGAACTACATCCCCCACGTCATGGCCTACGCGGCCTGCATCGGCCAGAACAAAGACCACTGCCAAAAGGGCAACAGCGCTGTCCGCTCCTCGGCACTTGCCCCGCCCACTTTGGGCCTCGTCATCACAGTCACCTGGTTACTGTGCTGA
- the si:ch211-220m17.5 gene encoding guanylin family protein, producing the protein MKAILSTALFFTTLYLVSEAVQVHDGDYSFSAESVKVLQHLLESSTVTQKPSPRLAQTSFGAVCASPTLPQEFLPLCQQSGSAMVFSRLASTPMDVCEICAFAACTGC; encoded by the exons ATGAAGGCCATCCTATCAACCGCACTGTTCTTCACCACTCTGTACCTGGTCTCTGAGGCTGTCCAAGTCCAC GATGGAGACTATTCCTTCTCGGCCGAATCTGTGAAAGTACTCCAGCATTTGCTGGAGAGCAGCACCGTGACCCAGAAGCCAAGCCCACGCCTCGCCCAGACTAGCTTTGGAGCTGTCTGCGCCAGCCCCACGCTGCCTCAGGAGTTCCTTCCTCTGTGCCAGCAAAGCGGCTCAGCCATGGTCTTCTCCAGGCTAG CTTCTACACCCATGGATGTGTGTGAAATCTGCGCATTTGCTGCCTGTACCGGCTGCTAG